The following proteins come from a genomic window of Legionella cherrii:
- the asd gene encoding archaetidylserine decarboxylase (Phosphatidylserine decarboxylase is synthesized as a single chain precursor. Generation of the pyruvoyl active site from a Ser is coupled to cleavage of a Gly-Ser bond between the larger (beta) and smaller (alpha chains). It is an integral membrane protein.), producing MSFDLLKTLPQYLIPQHGLTTLAGCLADVKHHKVKNYIIQRFINKYQVNMSEALIEDPTAYACFNDFFIRYLKAECRPLAQADIISPVDGCVSEIGSIEQGQLIQAKGHYYSVEDLLMCPKDLAAQFINGRFATLYLSPKDYHRVHMPIDAELISMTYMPGALFSVQPSTVRVVPRLFARNERLAVFFSTKIGPMVMVMVGATIVGAIGTSWHGEIKRSKNRIDFEYTQEERQQMAKGDEMGYFKLGSTVVLLFANGVQMNWNKDLKAGSAIRFGQALGEIN from the coding sequence ATGTCCTTTGATTTACTAAAAACATTGCCTCAATATCTCATTCCTCAACATGGACTCACGACTCTAGCTGGATGCTTGGCTGACGTGAAACATCACAAGGTAAAGAATTACATCATTCAACGCTTTATCAATAAATACCAAGTTAATATGAGTGAAGCTTTAATCGAAGATCCTACCGCGTACGCTTGTTTTAATGATTTTTTTATTCGTTATTTAAAAGCAGAATGCAGGCCATTGGCTCAAGCGGACATTATTTCGCCGGTAGATGGCTGTGTTAGTGAAATAGGTTCTATAGAGCAGGGTCAACTCATTCAGGCAAAAGGGCATTATTATTCAGTAGAAGATCTTTTAATGTGTCCTAAAGATCTGGCTGCGCAATTTATTAATGGACGTTTCGCTACTTTGTATTTATCACCTAAAGATTATCATCGTGTCCACATGCCTATTGATGCCGAGCTCATTTCAATGACTTATATGCCTGGTGCTTTATTTTCAGTCCAACCTTCGACGGTTCGAGTTGTACCCCGATTATTTGCACGTAATGAACGATTGGCTGTCTTTTTTTCTACTAAAATAGGTCCCATGGTGATGGTGATGGTCGGTGCGACTATAGTTGGTGCGATAGGAACCAGCTGGCATGGGGAAATCAAACGCAGCAAAAACCGTATCGATTTTGAATACACTCAAGAAGAGCGGCAGCAAATGGCTAAAGGCGATGAAATGGGGTACTTTAAATTGGGATCCACGGTGGTTTTGCTGTTTGCAAATGGTGTTCAAATGAATTGGAATAAAGACTTAAAAGCAGGAAGTGCCATACGCTTTGGTCAGGCGTTAGGAGAAATTAACTAA